In Corylus avellana chromosome ca2, CavTom2PMs-1.0, the following proteins share a genomic window:
- the LOC132173042 gene encoding ammonium transporter 2 member 3-like, producing MNNSNFQGLPKALYPDYGSPEWNNKGDNAWQLTAATLVCLQSVPGLVILYGGMVKKKRAVNSAFMALYAFAAVLICWVLWAHHMSFGTKLISIVGGPKVALTEKFILAQYPLGNVPMADFVYYQFAFAAITVILLAGSLLGRMNFNAWVVFVPLWLTFCYTIGAFTIWGNGFLEPYIIDYAGGFVIHLSSGVAGFTAAYWVGPRHSHDRQHFPPNNIIQMLGGAGFLWLGWTGFNGRSPFSVNGIASLAILNTHLCTATSLLVWVSMDMIVYKKSSVIGAVQGMITGLVCITPGAGIVFPWAALLMGILSGSIPWYTMMVLHRKSAFFQSVDDTLGVFHTHAVAGTLGGLLSSIFAKPNLLTLMYGQKYGPGLAYSFSNGEFKKGLSQIGYQLAGAAFVTAWNGVMTSLICILISRIVSLRMNEDDLESGDDAAHGEEASALWGDGDNMPTSRHWLISPRIPSLCGRNV from the exons ATGAATAATAGCAATTTTCAGGGTCTCCCTAAGGCACTATACCCAGACTATGGATCCCCAGAATGGAACAACAAAGGAGACAATGCATGGCAACTCACAGCAGCAACTCTGGTGTGCCTACAAAGTGTTCCCGGGCTCGTTATCCTTTATGGGGGCATGGTGAAGAAGAAAAGGGCCGTGAACTCCGCATTCATGGCACTTTATGCCTTTGCCGCCGTCCTCATTTGTTGGGTCCTATGGGCCCATCACATGTCCTTCGGAACCAAACTCATTTCAATAGTGGGCGGGCCCAAAGTGGCGCTGACCGAAAAGTTTATCTTGGCCCAATATCCACTTGGGAATGTGCCAATGGCTGATTTTGTGTATTATCAGTTTGCTTTTGCTGCCATTACTGTGATACTGCTTGCTGGGTCTCTGCTGGGGAGGATGAACTTCAACGCCTGGGTGGTGTTCGTCCCATTGTGGCTCACTTTTTGTTACACAATTGGGGCCTTCACTATATGGGGCAATGGGTTTCTTGAGCCATACATAATTGATTATGCGGGTGGTTTTGTTATTCATCTTTCTTCTGGGGTTGCTGGTTTCACTGCTGCTTATTGG GTTGGGCCCAGACACTCGCACGACAGACAACATTTTCCACCAAACAACATAATTCAAATGTTGGGAGGTGCAGGGTTTCTATGGTTGGGATGGACGGGTTTCAATGGTAGATCTCCATTTTCAGTGAATGGGATCGCATCTCTGGCCATTCTTAACACCCATCTATGCACTGCCACCAGCCTCTTGGTGTGGGTTTCCATGGACATGATCGTGTACAAGAAAAGCTCTGTAATTGGTGCAGTCCAAGGAATGATCACTGGACTCGTTTGCATTACACCGGGAGCAG GAATTGTGTTTCCATGGGCAGCGCTACTTATGGGAATATTGTCTGGTTCCATACCATGGTATACCATGATGGTCTTGCATAGGAAATCAGCGTTCTTTCAAAGCGTGGACGACACATTAGGGGTCTTCCACACACATGCTGTGGCTGGCACCTTGGGGGGGCTCCTCTCCAGCATCTTTGCCAAACCCAACCTTTTGACACTGATGTACGGACAAAAATACGGTCCAGGCTTAGCATACAGCTTTTCCAATGGAGAATTCAAAAAGGGCCTCAGCCAAATAGGCTACCAGCTTGCCGGAGCTGCTTTTGTCACTGCATGGAACGGCGTCATGACGAGCTTGATTTGTATTCTGATAAGCCGGATTGTTAGTCTTAGGATGAATGAAGATGACCTTGAGAGTGGCGACGATGCTGCGCATGGAGAGGAGGCGTCTGCACTTTGGGGTGATGGGGACAACATGCCAACCTCTCGTCATTGGCTAATATCTCCGAGAATACCTTCCCTTTGTGGCCGAAACGTCTAG
- the LOC132173044 gene encoding ankyrin repeat domain-containing protein, chloroplastic-like: QDVVSETPIPAKPNKHKHKKPIPEIEPENLIPDQWHQIQAEINITKKERRRIAQKLEFGSKVEKRKKGYEPIRNVNLEEYLELKQAKLAQVKPLVLDNPSRFAVKEDKGGEVNASSQRVVPKNPRWAVYGRGLEDVTEFFNSGNYEPGENKASEGRRKLFTKEEKFLLTRKKPDVAAATSEKWLPLHTLAASGEFYLMDVLLKHNVDINAADKDGWTALHKAIIGKKQAITNYLLRESANPFVLEKDGATLMHYAVRTASSQAIKILLLYNVDINHQDKDGWTPLHLAVQARRTDVVRLLLIKGADKTLKNEDGLTPLDLCLYSGQDTKTYELIKLLKQLPKARVTTTTNTTINDTASRDG, encoded by the exons CAAGACGTTGTTTCTGAGACCCCCATTCCCGCTAAGCCAAACAAACACAAGCACAAGAAACCCATCCCGGAAATCGAGCCCGAGAACCTAATCCCGGACCAGTGGCACCAAATCCAGGCGGAGATCAACATCACCAAGAAAGAACGGCGCAGGATCGCTCAGAAATTGGAGTTCGGCAGCAAAgtggagaagaggaagaagggaTACGAGCCCATTAGGAACGTGAatttggaggagtatttggagtTGAAACAGGCCAAGTTGGCGCAGGTGAAGCCGCTCGTGCTCGATAACCCGTCGCGGTTTGCGGTGAAGGAGGATAAAGGAGGTGAAGTGAACGCGTCGAGTCAGCGAGTGGTGCCCAAGAACCCCAGGTGGGCGGTGTACGGTAGGGGCTTGGAGGACGTGACGGAGTTCTTCAATAGTGGGAATTACGAGCCCGGTGAAAATAAAGCCTCTGAAG GCCGTCGTAAGTTGTTTACTAAGGAGGAAAAGTTTCTGCTGACTAGGAAGAAACCTGATGTGGCAGCTGCTACCTCT GAAAAGTGGCTACCTTTGCATACTCTTGCTGCATCAGGAGAGTTCTACCTCATGGATGTTTTATTGAAGCATAATGTTGATATCAATGCTGCAGATAAG GATGGTTGGACTGCTCTTCACAAAGCAATAATTGGAAAAAAGCAGGCTATTACAAACTATCTTTTGAGAGAGTCGGCTAATCCATTTGTGCTCGAGAAA GATGGGGCCACTTTGATGCACTATGCAGTCCGAACAGCTTCCAGTCAGGCAATTAAAATTCTTCTACTGTATAATGTTGATATAAATCATCAGGACAAA GATGGGTGGACACCATTACATCTTGCTGTTCAAGCCCGGAGAACAGATGTAGTGAGGCTTTTATTGATTAAAGGAGCTGACAAGACATTGAAAAACGAG GATGGTTTAACCCCACTTGACCTGTGCCTTTATTCGGGTCAAGACACAAAGACTTACGAGCTTATTAAGCTGTTGAAGCAGCTTCCTAAAGCTAGAGTAACTACAACAACCAACACAACTATCAATGATACAGCTTCCCGAGATGGATAG
- the LOC132171534 gene encoding bifunctional nuclease 2-like isoform X1, giving the protein MLGARLCVRTVSGFGTLSDQRNASRSSSNPGSIRFGVGAKRCRRLLPILVVSCKSSRGTAGLGGGSGNAGDDSGHEFLEASLLLSETFLHYRMWKQGFLKERKWQSWPGQLAPFSGQGKKPRVGVDLIGEDLFHHFQSPTIFLKISCDGEFLLPIIVGDSAIQKLIETQLEDKNGDSPDQFQFVRNLLEKLDYEVNMVRITERVINTYFARLYFSKPGKNDILSVDARPSDAINVANRCKAPIYVSRQIVLTDAIRIGYGMGGIRNTKSTKSTYDVSLDSAADGPDILSEELDLVNNMNLAVKEERYKDAGILEQSPCFSLITFLVCKLLSHNVQ; this is encoded by the exons ATGCTCGGAGCGCGTCTTTGCGTCCGTACAGTATCGGGGTTCGGGACCTTAAGCGATCAAAGAAATGCGAGCCGTTCGAGCTCGAACCCTGGCTCGATTCGGTTTGGTGTGGGGGCAAAACGGTGTCGTAGGCTCCTCCCAATCCTCGTCGTTTCTTGCAAGTCTTCCCGCGGAACAGCAGGCTTGGGCGGCGGATCCGGCAATGCTGGCGATGATAGCGGCCACGAGTTTCTCGAAGCTTCTCTCCTTCTCTCAG AAACATTCTTGCATTATCGTATGTGGAAgcaaggatttctaaaagagaGGAAATGGCAGTCTTGGCCTGGTCAACTGGCTCCCTTTTCAGGCCAAGGAAAAAAACCTCGAGTTGGTGTCGATTTAATTGGAGAGGATCTTTTTCACCACTTTCAGAGTCCTACGATCTTCCTCAAGATTTCTTGTGATGGAGAGTTTTTGCTACCGATTATTGTAG GGGACTCTGCTATTCAAAAACTTATAGAGACACAATTGGAAGATAAGAATGGG GATTCCCCAGATCAATTCCAGTTTGTCAGAAATCTCTTGGAAAAACTAGACTATGAA GTCAATATGGTGAGAATTACAGAAAGAGTGATTAATACTTACTTTGCCAGACTATATTTTAGCAAG CCTGGGAAAAATGACATTCTAAGTGTGGATGCACGTCCCTCAGATGCCATAAATGTGGCAAATCGATGCAAG GCTCCTATATATGTAAGTAGACAAATTGTCTTGACAGATGCTATTAGAATTGGTTATGGAATGGGCGGAATACGTAATACTAAGTCTACGAAGTCTACATATGATGTCTCTCTTGACAG TGCTGCAGATGGTCCTGATATACTATCTGAGGAGCTTGATTTGGTGAATAATATGAATTTGGCTGTCAAAGAAGAAAGGTACAAAGATGCAGGTATATTAGAACAGAGCCCTTGTTTTTCTCTGATTACATTTTTAGTTTGTAAGTTGCTCAGTCACAATGTTCAATGA
- the LOC132171534 gene encoding bifunctional nuclease 2-like isoform X2: MLGARLCVRTVSGFGTLSDQRNASRSSSNPGSIRFGVGAKRCRRLLPILVVSCKSSRGTAGLGGGSGNAGDDSGHEFLEASLLLSETFLHYRMWKQGFLKERKWQSWPGQLAPFSGQGKKPRVGVDLIGEDLFHHFQSPTIFLKISCDGEFLLPIIVGDSAIQKLIETQLEDKNGDSPDQFQFVRNLLEKLDYEVNMVRITERVINTYFARLYFSKPGKNDILSVDARPSDAINVANRCKAPIYVSRQIVLTDAIRIGYGMGGIRNTKSTKSTYDVSLDSAADGPDILSEELDLVNNMNLAVKEERYKDAAMCRDKLVKLRESIH; encoded by the exons ATGCTCGGAGCGCGTCTTTGCGTCCGTACAGTATCGGGGTTCGGGACCTTAAGCGATCAAAGAAATGCGAGCCGTTCGAGCTCGAACCCTGGCTCGATTCGGTTTGGTGTGGGGGCAAAACGGTGTCGTAGGCTCCTCCCAATCCTCGTCGTTTCTTGCAAGTCTTCCCGCGGAACAGCAGGCTTGGGCGGCGGATCCGGCAATGCTGGCGATGATAGCGGCCACGAGTTTCTCGAAGCTTCTCTCCTTCTCTCAG AAACATTCTTGCATTATCGTATGTGGAAgcaaggatttctaaaagagaGGAAATGGCAGTCTTGGCCTGGTCAACTGGCTCCCTTTTCAGGCCAAGGAAAAAAACCTCGAGTTGGTGTCGATTTAATTGGAGAGGATCTTTTTCACCACTTTCAGAGTCCTACGATCTTCCTCAAGATTTCTTGTGATGGAGAGTTTTTGCTACCGATTATTGTAG GGGACTCTGCTATTCAAAAACTTATAGAGACACAATTGGAAGATAAGAATGGG GATTCCCCAGATCAATTCCAGTTTGTCAGAAATCTCTTGGAAAAACTAGACTATGAA GTCAATATGGTGAGAATTACAGAAAGAGTGATTAATACTTACTTTGCCAGACTATATTTTAGCAAG CCTGGGAAAAATGACATTCTAAGTGTGGATGCACGTCCCTCAGATGCCATAAATGTGGCAAATCGATGCAAG GCTCCTATATATGTAAGTAGACAAATTGTCTTGACAGATGCTATTAGAATTGGTTATGGAATGGGCGGAATACGTAATACTAAGTCTACGAAGTCTACATATGATGTCTCTCTTGACAG TGCTGCAGATGGTCCTGATATACTATCTGAGGAGCTTGATTTGGTGAATAATATGAATTTGGCTGTCAAAGAAGAAAGGTACAAAGATGCAG CCATGTGCCGAGACAAACTAGTGAAGCTTCGTGAGTCAATACATTAA
- the LOC132171120 gene encoding serine/arginine-rich splicing factor SR45a, whose product MADSPRKRYSQSPSPIRAQSRSRSRSRPRSRSRSWSRPRSRSRSRSWSRPRPRSRSRSRGRSRSRSHGRTEIVNPGDTLYVTGLSQRVTERDLEEHFSKEGKVASCFLVVEPRTRISRGFAFVTMENVDDANRCVKYLNQSVLEGRYITVEKSRRKRARTPTPGHYLGLKNTRDYGPRGDRGDRGDRGRYRGRDDYGYRRSPRRSPYRGVRDYSPRHSPPHGGRSRRDRSRSVPYSPSPERKYARGSR is encoded by the exons ATG GCCGATTCTCCTCGCAAAAG GTATTCGCAGTCCCCTTCCCCTATTAGAGCTCAGTCCAGGTCCCGATCTAGATCTAGACCCAGATCCAGATCCAGGTCTTGGTCTAGACCTAGGTCTAGGTCCAGATCTAGATCCTGGTCCAGGCCAAGGCCCAGATCCCGGTCCAGAAGTCGTGGCAG GTCGAGGTCCAGAAGTCATGGCAG GACTGAGATTGTAAACCCTGGGGATACCCTTTATGTAACTGGCCTCTCCCAAAGGGTCACAGAGAGGGACCTTGAAGAGCACTTCTCTAAGGAGGGAAAG GTAGCTTCCTGTTTTCTTGTGGTGGAGCCTCGTACGCGTATCTCACGTGGTTTTGCTTTTGTTACGATGGAAAATGTTGACGATGCCAACCGTTGCGTTAAATATCTCAACCAATCAGTTCTTGAAGGTCGTTATATAACTGTAGAAAAG TCACGGAGGAAACGAGCAAGAACTCCTACACCAGGACACTATCTTGGGCTGAAAAATACCAGAGACTATG GCCCTCGTGGCGACCGTGGCGACCGTGGTGACCGTGGTAGATATCGTGGACGTGATGACTATGGGTATCGTAGATCTCCAAGGCGCTCACCGTATCGAGGGGTTCGTGATTATTCTCCAAGACACTCACCACCCCATGGTGGAAGATCAAGAAGGGACAGGTCCAGGTCGGTTCCTTATTCTCCTAGCCCAGAAAGGAAATATGCTCGTGGTTCTAGATGA
- the LOC132173045 gene encoding ankyrin repeat domain-containing protein, chloroplastic-like, translated as MSPSSSLLLNPQTPPKLFPLFPTHLPPLSLSCPKSTIKFRCKLHSHPLSLPSLQNDDVEDIVIGDCLVFEEGAFEDPLLQQDVVSETPIPAKPNKHKHKKPIPEIEPENLIPDQWHQIQAEINITKKERRRIAQKLEFGSKVEKRKKGYEPIRNVNLKEYLELKQAKLAQVKPLVLDNPSRFPVKEDKEGEVNASSQRVVPKNPRWAVYGRGLEDVTEFFNSGNYEPGENKASEGRRKLFTKEEKFLLTRKKPDVAAATSEKWLPLHTLAASGEFYLMDVLLKHNVDINAADKDGWTALHKAIIGKKQAITNYL; from the exons ATGTCACCCTCCTCATCTCTTCTTCTAAACCCCCAAACCCCTCCCAAACTCTTCCCTCTCTTCCCCACACACCTACCTCCCCTTTCCCTCTCATGCCCCAAATCTACGATAAAGTTCCGTTGTAAACTCCACTCCCATCCACTCTCTCTTCCCTCCCTCCAAAACGACGACGTCGAGGACATCGTCATTGGCGACTGCCTCGTCTTCGAAGAAGGCGCATTCGAGGACCCCTTACTCCAACAAGACGTTGTTTCTGAGACCCCCATTCCCGCTAAGCCAAACAAACACAAGCACAAGAAACCCATCCCGGAAATCGAGCCCGAGAACCTAATCCCGGACCAGTGGCACCAAATCCAGGCGGAGATCAACATCACCAAGAAAGAACGGCGCAGGATCGCTCAAAAATTGGAGTTCGGCAGCAAAgtggagaagaggaagaagggaTACGAGCCCATTAGGAACGTGAATTTGAAGGAGTATTTGGAGTTGAAACAGGCCAAGTTGGCGCAGGTAAAGCCGCTCGTGCTCGATAACCCGTCGCGGTTTCCGGTAAAGGAGGATAAAGAAGGTGAAGTGAACGCGTCGAGTCAGCGAGTGGTGCCCAAGAACCCCAGGTGGGCAGTGTACGGTAGGGGCTTGGAGGACGTGACGGAGTTCTTCAACAGTGGGAATTACGAGCCCGGTGAAAATAAAGCCTCTGAAG GCCGTCGTAAGTTGTTTACTAAGGAGGAAAAGTTTCTGCTGACTAGGAAGAAACCTGATGTGGCAGCTGCTACCTCT GAAAAGTGGCTACCTTTGCATACTCTTGCTGCATCAGGAGAGTTCTACCTCATGGATGTTTTATTGAAGCATAATGTTGATATCAATGCTGCAGATAAG GATGGTTGGACTGCTCTTCACAAAGCAATAATTGGAAAAAAGCAGGCTATTACAAACTATCTT